Proteins encoded together in one Bacteroidota bacterium window:
- a CDS encoding protein-L-isoaspartate(D-aspartate) O-methyltransferase, producing the protein MEDTYKHKGLRKKLVDSLKAKGIEDEEVLKAIGKVPRHVFMENVFLEHAYEDKAFPIGSGQTISQPYTVAFQTQLLKIKKGDKVLEIGTGSGYQTCILLELGAKVYTIERQKTLFEKTKILLPEIGYNPKFFYGDGYKGLPAYAPFDKILVTAGAPHIPEALIEQLKVDGIMVIPVGATSVQVMTSLIKKNEGETEINEHGYFQFVPLLKDKEWKSQ; encoded by the coding sequence ATGGAAGATACTTATAAGCATAAAGGATTAAGGAAAAAGCTTGTTGATAGTTTAAAAGCAAAGGGGATAGAGGATGAGGAAGTGTTAAAAGCAATTGGAAAAGTTCCAAGGCATGTATTTATGGAAAATGTTTTTCTTGAGCATGCCTATGAAGACAAAGCATTTCCAATAGGTTCGGGGCAAACAATTTCACAACCCTATACTGTTGCTTTCCAAACTCAGCTTTTAAAAATTAAAAAAGGAGATAAAGTTCTTGAAATTGGAACAGGATCAGGATATCAAACATGCATTTTACTTGAATTGGGGGCAAAAGTTTATACCATTGAAAGACAAAAGACACTGTTTGAAAAAACAAAAATATTGCTGCCGGAAATAGGTTATAATCCAAAATTCTTTTATGGAGATGGGTATAAGGGATTACCAGCGTATGCACCCTTTGATAAAATTCTTGTAACTGCAGGAGCACCGCACATTCCTGAAGCTTTGATTGAACAATTAAAAGTAGATGGAATAATGGTAATTCCTGTTGGCGCAACAAGCGTACAGGTAATGACGAGTTTAATCAAAAAAAATGAGGGTGAAACAGAAATTAATGAACATGGATATTTTCAATTTGTTCCATTGTTAAAAGATAAAGAATGGAAAAGTCAATAG
- a CDS encoding Gfo/Idh/MocA family oxidoreductase, which translates to MLKIGIIGAGHLGKIHIKCIREISGYELIGFYDSNEPYAKELSKELNLKLYPSIDELIKDSDVIDIVTPTVSHFEIAVKALKNFKHVFIEKPLTQTVEEAKILMELKSEANVKVQVGHVERFNPAFRAALPFFDQPMFIESHRLSQFNPRGTDVSVVLDLMIHDLDIILSVVKSSIKRISASGVAVVSDSPDIANARIEFDNGCVANLTASRISMKSMRKSRFFQRDAYISVDFLAKESNIVRLKNVVGEPDPLGLIIDLGENKGSKQIFIESPEIKNINAIKEELSSFYNAIIHNLTPEVPIDDGFAALDAAHKIIDKLKINSGKMHA; encoded by the coding sequence ATGCTAAAAATAGGAATAATAGGGGCAGGTCATCTGGGAAAAATACATATTAAATGTATCAGGGAAATTTCTGGTTATGAATTAATAGGTTTTTATGATTCTAATGAACCCTATGCAAAAGAGCTTTCTAAAGAACTTAATCTTAAATTATATCCCTCTATTGATGAATTAATAAAGGATTCAGATGTCATTGATATTGTAACCCCAACAGTATCTCACTTTGAAATTGCGGTAAAAGCATTAAAAAATTTCAAGCATGTTTTTATTGAAAAGCCTTTAACTCAAACGGTTGAAGAAGCAAAAATTCTTATGGAATTAAAAAGTGAGGCAAACGTTAAAGTTCAGGTGGGGCATGTTGAAAGATTTAATCCTGCATTTAGGGCCGCATTGCCCTTTTTTGATCAACCCATGTTTATTGAATCACATCGGTTATCTCAGTTCAATCCTAGGGGAACTGATGTTTCAGTGGTATTGGATCTTATGATTCATGATTTGGATATTATTTTAAGCGTTGTAAAATCAAGTATAAAAAGAATAAGTGCCAGTGGGGTGGCTGTTGTAAGTGATTCTCCGGATATTGCAAATGCCAGAATTGAATTTGACAATGGATGTGTTGCTAATCTTACTGCAAGTCGAATTTCAATGAAAAGCATGAGGAAATCAAGGTTTTTTCAGCGTGATGCATATATTTCAGTAGATTTTCTTGCAAAGGAATCAAATATAGTTAGACTAAAAAATGTGGTTGGAGAACCTGACCCCCTTGGATTAATTATTGATTTAGGAGAAAACAAGGGATCAAAACAAATTTTTATTGAATCACCTGAAATAAAAAACATAAATGCCATTAAAGAAGAGTTGTCCAGCTTTTATAATGCAATTATTCATAATCTCACGCCAGAGGTTCCTATTGATGATGGTTTTGCAGCACTTGATGCAGCTCATAAAATTATCGACAAGCTTAAAATAAATTCGGGAAAAATGCATGCTTAG
- a CDS encoding sugar transferase encodes MNKKAQLFILILVDYLSAALAWSFFFVFRKLYIEAKIHGLPVPVEFDDNYYIGLALIPLFWLLLYLLNGVYKDIFRRSRLKELGQTLLLSVIGVLIIFFLLILDDEIASYKSYYQSFAALFLLHFGITALGRLIISTSIVNKVHNRKIGFNTIIIGSNEKALSLYNESLAQVKSSGNRFIGFVHVENNISLMEPFLPHLGSFTALKSLLVRYNVEEVIIAIESSEHDKLNKILNELSNTGVVIKIIADLYDILSGSVKMSSIFDTPLIEVSRQIIPEWQLNAKRLLDVSVSFFIFIFFLPVFLLLALLVKLSSKGPVIYKQERVGKHGKPFKIYKFRSMFTNAENNGPALSSDNDSRITPLGKTLRKYRLDELPNFYNVLIGDMSLVGPRPERQHYISLIMEQASHYAHLQKVKPGVTSWGQVKYGYASNVDEMIKRLKYDLLYIENMSLYVDLKILIYTVMIVLKGRGK; translated from the coding sequence ATGAATAAAAAAGCACAGTTATTCATACTTATACTAGTAGATTACCTTTCGGCTGCTCTTGCTTGGAGTTTTTTCTTTGTATTTAGAAAATTGTATATTGAGGCTAAAATTCATGGCTTACCCGTTCCTGTTGAATTTGACGATAATTATTACATAGGCCTTGCTCTAATTCCTTTATTCTGGCTTCTTTTATATTTACTAAATGGAGTATACAAAGATATTTTCAGACGATCAAGACTAAAAGAATTAGGCCAAACATTGCTTCTTTCTGTTATTGGTGTGCTTATTATTTTCTTTTTACTCATTTTAGATGATGAAATAGCATCCTATAAATCGTATTATCAATCATTTGCTGCTTTATTCTTGCTTCACTTTGGCATTACAGCTTTAGGAAGATTAATTATATCTACATCAATTGTAAATAAGGTTCACAATCGAAAAATTGGTTTTAATACTATTATTATAGGAAGCAATGAGAAGGCCTTGAGTCTTTACAATGAGTCTTTGGCCCAGGTAAAATCTTCTGGTAACAGATTTATTGGATTTGTTCATGTTGAAAATAACATTAGTTTAATGGAGCCATTTTTACCTCATTTAGGTTCTTTTACAGCCTTAAAATCACTTTTAGTTCGGTACAATGTCGAAGAAGTTATTATTGCCATAGAATCGTCTGAACATGATAAGTTGAATAAAATATTAAATGAATTAAGTAACACAGGAGTAGTAATAAAAATAATTGCAGATTTATATGATATTCTTTCGGGTTCAGTTAAAATGAGTTCGATTTTTGACACCCCACTCATTGAGGTTAGCAGGCAAATTATACCTGAATGGCAATTAAATGCCAAACGACTTCTTGATGTTTCCGTTTCCTTTTTTATTTTCATTTTCTTTTTACCTGTTTTTCTTTTATTGGCACTTTTGGTGAAATTGTCTTCCAAAGGACCTGTAATATATAAGCAGGAAAGGGTTGGCAAACACGGGAAGCCTTTTAAAATATATAAGTTTCGTTCCATGTTTACCAATGCTGAGAATAATGGACCTGCACTTTCAAGTGACAATGATTCCCGTATAACACCTTTAGGTAAAACATTAAGAAAATACCGGCTTGACGAACTTCCCAACTTTTATAATGTACTCATTGGTGATATGTCTCTTGTAGGTCCACGACCTGAAAGACAACATTATATTTCACTTATAATGGAGCAAGCCTCACATTATGCCCATTTACAAAAAGTAAAACCTGGGGTAACTTCTTGGGGACAGGTTAAATACGGTTATGCCTCTAATGTAGATGAAATGATCAAAAGGCTTAAATACGACTTGCTATACATTGAAAACATGTCACTGTATGTTGATTTGAAAATACTGATCTACACAGTGATGATTGTTTTAAAGGGAAGAGGGAAGTAG
- the xerD gene encoding site-specific tyrosine recombinase XerD, whose protein sequence is MHWSSLIKGFIAYLRLEKSLADNSIEAYQRDMEKLMQFLEYKKYTYNALQLELKHFNEFIAWLNELEVSATTQARVISGIKAFYKYLVMENLTDNDITALISAPKLKRKLPEVLSPTEIEKIIEAIDLSKPEGERNKAMLETLYSCGLRVSELTDLKITDLIKNEGFIKATGKGNKQRIIPIGSYALKYLDIYANNSRKKINVQKGFENFVFLNKHGKSLSRVMVFTIIKLLAQKAGVKKIVSPHTFRHSFATHLIEGGADLRAIQEMLGHASITTTEIYTHLDREYLRDAIIQFHPRAKIK, encoded by the coding sequence ATGCATTGGTCATCGCTCATAAAAGGATTTATTGCCTATTTACGACTTGAAAAATCCCTTGCTGATAACTCCATAGAAGCTTACCAAAGGGATATGGAAAAGCTTATGCAGTTCCTGGAATACAAGAAGTATACATACAATGCACTGCAACTTGAATTAAAACATTTTAACGAATTTATTGCGTGGTTGAATGAATTGGAGGTTTCTGCCACAACCCAGGCAAGGGTGATATCAGGAATAAAGGCATTTTATAAATATCTTGTAATGGAAAATTTAACAGATAATGATATTACCGCACTTATATCAGCACCTAAATTAAAAAGGAAATTACCTGAAGTGCTTTCTCCAACAGAAATTGAAAAAATTATTGAGGCAATAGATCTAAGCAAACCTGAGGGTGAAAGAAACAAAGCAATGCTTGAAACACTTTATAGTTGTGGCCTAAGGGTTTCTGAACTTACCGATTTGAAAATAACCGACTTAATTAAAAACGAAGGATTTATAAAAGCCACAGGAAAAGGGAATAAACAGCGAATTATCCCCATTGGAAGCTATGCCCTGAAATATTTGGATATTTATGCTAATAATTCCAGAAAAAAAATCAATGTTCAAAAAGGATTTGAAAATTTTGTATTTTTAAATAAACATGGAAAAAGCCTTTCCCGGGTTATGGTTTTTACAATTATAAAACTCCTTGCTCAAAAAGCAGGGGTGAAAAAAATTGTAAGTCCACATACTTTCAGGCATTCTTTTGCAACGCATTTAATTGAAGGAGGTGCTGATTTAAGAGCAATACAGGAAATGCTTGGACATGCTTCAATTACTACAACTGAAATCTATACTCATTTAGATCGTGAATATTTAAGGGATGCAATTATACAATTCCACCCCAGAGCGAAAATTAAATGA
- a CDS encoding 3-dehydroquinate dehydratase has translation MKIIIINGPNLNLTGSRETEIYGNTGFEPFMNELKKSFKDVEFHYFQSNIEGEIIDKLQETGFSFHGIILNAGGYSHTSVAIADAIVAIKTTVIEVHLSNIYSRETFRHVSLTAKNCKGLISGFGMDSYKLAVNYLTNLM, from the coding sequence ATGAAGATTATAATCATTAACGGACCGAATTTAAATTTAACAGGTAGCAGGGAAACCGAAATATATGGAAATACCGGGTTTGAACCTTTTATGAACGAATTAAAAAAGTCATTTAAGGATGTTGAGTTTCATTATTTTCAAAGCAATATTGAAGGGGAAATTATAGATAAGCTACAGGAAACGGGTTTTTCCTTTCATGGGATAATTTTAAATGCAGGTGGTTACAGCCATACTTCTGTAGCAATAGCTGATGCCATTGTAGCAATAAAAACTACAGTAATAGAAGTTCATTTATCCAACATTTATTCAAGAGAAACATTTAGACATGTTTCATTAACAGCAAAAAACTGCAAAGGCCTTATTTCAGGGTTCGGTATGGATTCCTACAAATTGGCTGTTAATTATTTAACCAATTTAATGTAG
- a CDS encoding TonB-dependent receptor, with protein sequence MPKFFLLFSAIVFVTGSFAQVKDKDLGNEQVEILGDFNPVISDAFKIGKNPVINDTTARLPIPDYKLLNKKVNTSFEVDPIPAAKMKGEPLSNLYRTHIKGGFGNYFTPLGEIYFNSLRSKEFSYLAFLKHISSTGSISNAYYSGFSNTGTGLAGSYFKPTHTISGDFNYNRNVLHYYAIPNGIPYSPIYDFPGKEITKDLIRQRFNLFSIGTEAQSTYKDSTKLHHNVKLRYNNFADLYDTAIENNVRLDVKLGKYHGRELIGLNIGTDYYHNTLPTDTTDNAIINLGPNIVSSGKKWRVKVGAGLFAGVGTDQIGSFHFYPDVDFNFNLIENIIIPYGGINGKLERNSYRSLTSINPFMTAYTPLKNTNTRYNIFGGLRGSLSSTITFNAGVSYSDVHNMAFFINDYNVYFPERFSVVYDDVKLLNITGELAYQKTEKLKILLKGDWYRYQMTNELHPWHRPDAEITLTTLYSLRDKIIVKADAFYLNTRYGTRRYEVSDNLEVIPGKYPEKLKGFADINLGVEYRYTKQLSAFVNFNNIGAAKYNRWYNYPLQRFNLMGGFTYSF encoded by the coding sequence ATGCCAAAGTTTTTTTTATTGTTTTCAGCAATTGTTTTTGTAACAGGATCTTTTGCCCAGGTTAAGGACAAAGATTTGGGAAATGAACAGGTTGAAATTTTAGGTGATTTTAATCCTGTAATTTCTGATGCTTTTAAAATTGGCAAAAACCCTGTTATCAACGATACTACAGCCAGGTTACCTATTCCTGATTATAAATTATTGAATAAAAAAGTAAACACAAGTTTTGAGGTTGATCCCATTCCTGCAGCAAAAATGAAAGGAGAGCCACTTTCAAATTTATACAGGACACATATTAAGGGAGGTTTTGGAAATTATTTCACCCCCCTTGGTGAGATTTATTTTAATTCATTGCGTTCAAAGGAATTTTCTTACCTGGCTTTTTTGAAACATATCTCTTCTACTGGTTCTATTTCAAATGCATATTACAGTGGTTTTAGTAATACTGGAACAGGATTGGCAGGAAGCTATTTTAAACCAACTCATACTATTTCAGGAGATTTTAATTACAACAGGAACGTTCTGCATTATTATGCTATACCCAATGGTATTCCGTACTCTCCAATATATGATTTTCCAGGAAAGGAAATAACTAAAGATTTAATTCGTCAAAGATTCAACTTATTTTCTATTGGTACTGAGGCTCAAAGCACCTACAAAGATTCCACAAAATTGCACCACAATGTAAAATTAAGGTATAATAATTTTGCTGATTTATATGATACAGCCATTGAAAACAATGTAAGACTTGATGTCAAGCTTGGCAAATACCATGGAAGGGAACTCATAGGACTTAATATAGGAACTGACTACTATCACAATACACTTCCTACAGACACCACCGATAATGCCATTATAAATTTGGGGCCCAATATAGTTTCATCGGGAAAAAAATGGCGTGTAAAGGTGGGGGCTGGTTTATTTGCAGGAGTTGGAACGGATCAAATAGGAAGTTTTCATTTTTATCCTGATGTGGATTTTAATTTCAACCTTATCGAAAACATTATTATACCTTACGGAGGTATTAACGGAAAGCTGGAGAGGAATAGTTATCGCTCATTAACCAGCATAAACCCTTTTATGACCGCATACACTCCTTTAAAAAACACAAATACCCGTTACAATATATTTGGGGGTTTAAGGGGAAGTTTAAGTTCTACAATTACTTTCAATGCAGGTGTTTCCTATAGTGATGTACACAATATGGCTTTTTTCATTAATGATTACAATGTTTATTTCCCTGAGCGTTTCTCTGTGGTTTATGATGATGTAAAACTATTGAATATTACCGGAGAATTGGCTTATCAAAAAACCGAAAAGCTAAAAATCCTACTTAAAGGAGATTGGTACCGTTATCAAATGACGAATGAATTACATCCATGGCATCGTCCTGATGCTGAAATCACCTTAACAACGTTGTACAGCCTGCGTGATAAAATCATTGTTAAAGCGGATGCCTTTTATTTGAATACCAGGTATGGGACAAGACGGTACGAAGTTTCAGACAATTTAGAAGTTATTCCGGGGAAATATCCTGAAAAACTAAAAGGCTTTGCTGATATAAATCTTGGTGTTGAATACCGTTATACAAAGCAGCTATCTGCTTTCGTGAACTTCAATAACATAGGCGCAGCAAAATACAACCGCTGGTATAATTATCCTTTGCAGAGATTCAACTTAATGGGTGGATTCACTTATTCTTTTTAA